The genomic region CGGCGGCGAGAGCCACCTTGAAAATCAAACTTTTCGACATACTCACTCTCATTTCATCGTTGGTCACCGACGAGCCCCTCTAGCAACTAGATCGGCGGTTCAGCTTCTTCCCGGGTCTTGGTCGCCTGGTTCAGCAGAGATATAAGATATACAATCCTATAAATTAAACTTTAGTATAGAGCAATACTATCGTACAGACTTTTCGCAACCTGAACGCGAGTCAGCTAACTAAAGATTAATTAATAGTGTAATTACAGTTCGTTACCGATAGGTGAACACCTACCCATAAGATGAACAACCATATCAATAAGCGTCATATGGGGAGTGGCAGACAGAAAACCGGAAAAATTTTCGCCTGTGCGCCGTTTTTTCTACAAGGCGGTCCGGGAAGGATGAAATGCGCAAAGGTCAGGCTGAACATTCGTCTGCTGAATTTTTTCAGACGCTGAACGGATCTCGATCTGATCGGGTATCAGTAATCGACCTTGACGAAATAAAGCCCGTCGGCCGGTGCGGTCGGGCCGCCGGCACTGCGATCCTTGGCCTCAAGGGCCGTTTTAACGTCAATCGGCTTCCAGGCGCCCTTGCCGACCAGAACAAGTGTGCCAACCATATTGCGCACCTGATGATGCAGGAACGACCGGCTTTCGGTATGGACGCGGATTTCAAGCGGGTTTTCGATCCCGCGCGTGACTTCAAGCTTTTCCAGCGTCTTGATCGGACTTTTGGCCTGACATTCACTGGCCCGGAAGCTCGTGAAATCAAACGTCCCGATCAGGTGCTGGGCCGCTTCATTCATCGCATCAATATCAAGCGGCTTATAAACACCCCAGGCCAGCCCCGCCTCAAAGGTCAGGGGGGCGCGGCGATTGATGATGCGATACATGTAATAGCGTTTCTTTGACGAAAACCGCGCATGGAAGTCTTCCGTGACTTCCTCGCATTCCTTGATCGCCACCGGATCAGGTTTAAGGTGATGGTTGATCGCATTCATCACCGCGTCCGCCGGGTAGTATTTCGGCAGATCGAAATGCACCACCTGCCCCAGCGCATGCACACCGGCATCGGTTCGGCCCGACACATAGACGCGCACGAATACACCGGCGAATTTTTCGATCGCGGTCTCAAAGACCTTCTGAACCGAAATCACTTCGTCCTGGTACTGCCAGCCGTGATAAGGGCGGCCATCATATTCGACGGTACATTTATAGCGCTGCATGGGCTGCTTTATAGCTTGGCTTTCAAACGAAAACGAGGGGCAAAAATGCCCCTCGCTTGCCGTTCCACAATTGCTTGCGGAAACTTACTTCATGCCGTCGCGATCAAAACCAAGACGCAGGCGAAGTGCGTTCAGCTTAATAAAGCCTTCTGCATCGCGCTGGTTGTAAACGGTGTCGGCCTCGAACGTGACATGCTCTTCGGAGTAGATCGAGTTCGGCGACTTGCGGCCAGTGACGGTGACGTTGCCTTTGTACAGGTCAAGGCGGACAACGCCGTTCACGGTACGCTGGGTCTCGTCGATCAGGCGCTGCAGGGCCTGACGTTCCGGCGACCACCAGTAACCGTTATAGATCATCTCGGCGTAACGCGGCATCAGCTCGTCCTTGAGGTGACCGGCGTTACGATCAAGGGTGATGCTTTCCATCGCACGGTGTGCAACCGAAAGAATGGTACCGCCCGGGGTTTCGTAAACGCCGCGCGACTTCATGCCGACATAACGGTTTTCGACCAGATCCAGACGACCGATGCCGTTCTTGCCGGCAACTTCGTTCAGTTTGGTCAAAAGCGTTGCCGGGCTCATGCGTTCGCCGTTGATCGCAACCGGGTTGCCCTGTTCGAACTCGATCTCGATCGTGGTGATCGCATCGGGGGCGTTCTGCGGGGATACGGTGCGCTCGAACATATTTTCGTCCGGCTTGACCCACGGATCTTCCAGCGCCTTGCCTTCATAGGAAATGTGCAGAAGGTTCGCGTCGGTCGAATAGGGCGGCTCATCGCCACCAAGCTTGTCAGCTGAAATCGGAATCTGATGTTCGCGGGCAAAGTTCAGCAAAGCAGTACGCGAGTTCAGCTTCCATTCACGCCACGGTGCGATGACCTTGACGTTCGGCTTAAGCGCATAATAACCCAGCTCGAAACGGACCTGGTCGTTGCCTTTGCCGGTGGCACCGTGCGAAACGGCATCTGCACCGACTTCTTCGGCGATTTCGATCTGGCGCTTGGCAATCAGCGGACGCGCGATCGAGGTACCGAGCAGGTAAACACCTTCATAAAGGGCGTTGGCGCGGAACATCGGGAAGACGAAGTCGCGGACGAATTCTTCGCGCAGATCGTCGATGAAGATCTGTTTGACGCCGAACATCTCTGCCTTTTTGCGGGCCGGTTCCAGCTCTTCGCCCTGGCCGAGGTCGGCGGTGAAGGTCACGACTTCGCAGTTATATTCTTCGCGAAGCCATTTCAGGATGATGGAGGTATCCAGACCGCCTGAATAGGCAAGGACGACCTTTTTGACCTGATCGCTCATGGGAGTGACGCCTTTCTTCTTCCGATGTAATGCAGGGCGCGGCACCTAACGCCTGCGTCCTGTCGGGGCTGCAACCCATATGTCGCAAATCGCCCCTAGACCTTGAGCGCGGAGTATAGGAAAACACTACTAGGGGGCAAGACCCAAGATGGGCTTGGCCCGAAAAAGGCACAAAAAGATCGCACTTTTTGCCTCTCTTTTGGAAAAATCCGCGCCGAATGCTCAAGAATACCGAAGAAACCGAGATCGATATGCCCAAAATCGGCCCGCTGCCGGTGCGATTGCGGCCAAGTGCGCGCGCGACGCGACTCAAATTGCGCATTGATCCGGCATTCGACGGGGTGGAAATCGTCGTGCCCAACGGGGTCTCGCGCAAAATGGCGATTTCGATGCTCCATCAGCATGGCGATTGGGTGGCGGCCCACATGCAACGCCTGCCCGAACGGGTGCAATTCATGCCCGGTGCGTGGATTCCCTTCATGGGCCATGACCACGCCATCCGTGCCGTGCCCGATGCCAAACGCGGAGTCTGGGTCGAGGCCGGCGTTATCTGGGTCTCAGGCCAGCCCGAACATACCAACCGCCGGGTGACGGATTTCCTTAAAAAACAGGCCAAACTTGAAATCGCCCCGCGGGCGCACGCCTATGCCGAACAGATCGGCAAAAAGGTCAATCGCATCTCGCTCAAAGACACCCGCACACGCTGGGGCAGTTGCTCATCCTCGGGCAATCTGTCTTTCAGCTGGCGGCTGGTGCTGGCCCCGGAAGATGTGCTTGATTACGTCGTCGCCCACGAGGTTGCGCATTTGCAGGAGCTTAATCACTCTGCACGTTTCTGGGCCGTGGTCGATGATTTGTATGGCCCCTCGAAAAAACAGCAACACTGGCTTAAGAAACATGGCGCAGCACTGCATCGCTACGGGGCTGGAAGCGCGTAAATATTGAAGTGTGAGCAATCCTCACATTTTCTCCCAAAGGACGTAAAACATGCTGATCCCGTTGGAAACCCTGGCGATTTTCATTCCCACTGCCCTGGCGCTGAACATGACGCCGGGCAATGACATGCTGTTTTGTCTGGGACAGGGAATCAAATCCGGTCCGGCGGCGGGCAATGCGGCAAGCTTCGGGATTGCTACTGGTGCGCTGATCCACACCATGCTTGCCGGGCTTGGTCTGGCGGCGCTTGTCGCGGCGCATCCGATTGCGCTTGATGTGTTGCGCTGGGCGGGGATTGCCTATCTGGTGTGGCTGGCGATTGGCGCATTTCGAAGCACCGATCAGCGCCTGAAACCCGTACAAACCAAGCGTTCCGGCGCCTTTACTGCCTGGCGCGACGGGATTGTCGTTAACCTATTGAATCCCAAGATCATTGTTTTTGTGCTGGCGTTTATTCCGCAGTTTGTGGATGCGTCGCGCGGGTCGGTTTTGGGCCAATTCCTGATTTTCGGGCTGATTTTGAATATCGGCGGGACGATTATCAATTGTCTGGTCGGCAGTTTTGCCGGCAAAATCGGCCAGGTTCTGTCGCGATCTGCAAAGATTGCGCGCGCCTTTCAGATCGCCACCGGCTGTATCTTTTTGGGCCTTGCAGCCAAGCTGGCGTTTGACCGGAAATAATGAATAATCAGAGCCATTATTCAAATTCAGTGAATAATAGGCCGATTCCGGCGTATCGCCCCAAATAGGGCCAAATCAAATCCTCATACAATACAGCCGCTGGCGCGCAGATTTGGCAATTCAGCGCGCAGGAATGCGAGAAATCTTTTTTCCACCGCACTCAGTTCGCGAGACGCGGTAAACAGTGCCACATCCCATTCGATGGTGGGCGTGAGCGTGCGGGCGACCACCTTGTTGGTGTCGACCAGAAGGGCTGCGAACGGGTCACTGACCGAAATGCCGACATTGCGTTCAACCAGGCGCGAGATCGTGCGGATCGTGCGGGCCTCGACCGCGATTTTGCGCGGCCAGCCGGCAATCTGGAAAATGTAGTCGATCTTGGTGCGAAGCGGCGAACCAATGGAAAGTTCGACAAAGTCTTCACCGCGCAGCAAATCGATATCGATGGTTTCAAACTTCGCCAGCCTGTGATCGACCGGCATCAGACAGACGGCACGCGATTGCGCCAGTGGGGTGATCACCACATCCGGGTCTTGCAGATCAAGGGTAATGCCAATGCCAAGGTCACATTGCCGGGTGGCAATCATGTCGAGCATCCCTTCGAGGCCCGTATCGGTAATACTGATCGAAACCTTGGGATGGGCCTGCTTGAACTTCGCAACAACATCAAGCAGATAGGTATCAACATAGATCGGCTGGGCGGCGATACGGATCGCACCCAACTGATCATTGGCAATCGCACGCGCCTGGGTTTCGACTTCGCGAAAGGCATTGAGTGATCGCAACACGGTTGCATGAAACTGCTGGGCCTCGGACGTCGCGATCAGCTGATTGCGTTTGCGGGTAAACAGTTCAAACCCGACAGATTTTTCAAAGTTGTTCAACAGTCGGCTGACCATCGGTTGGCTGATATTCATCGCCTGGGCCGCGCCCGTCACAGAACCGTGGGTCATAAAGGCATTGAAGCTTTCGAGTTCGCGCAGTTTCATCGTGCTTCCCCAAATCCGGATTTCGGCCGCAGAACGCCGTTCAGTATGTAAATTAGTTATACTGGAATTAATTTTTTGCGTCACCGGTTATAGTTTGTCTATGCAAGAAGGCACAAAAACAAAAGACAGAGTGAAAACCAGTCTGAGCTTCGGCAATTCTGCCACCACCACCCAGGGAGACA from Thalassospira indica harbors:
- the truA gene encoding tRNA pseudouridine(38-40) synthase TruA encodes the protein MQRYKCTVEYDGRPYHGWQYQDEVISVQKVFETAIEKFAGVFVRVYVSGRTDAGVHALGQVVHFDLPKYYPADAVMNAINHHLKPDPVAIKECEEVTEDFHARFSSKKRYYMYRIINRRAPLTFEAGLAWGVYKPLDIDAMNEAAQHLIGTFDFTSFRASECQAKSPIKTLEKLEVTRGIENPLEIRVHTESRSFLHHQVRNMVGTLVLVGKGAWKPIDVKTALEAKDRSAGGPTAPADGLYFVKVDY
- a CDS encoding argininosuccinate synthase is translated as MSDQVKKVVLAYSGGLDTSIILKWLREEYNCEVVTFTADLGQGEELEPARKKAEMFGVKQIFIDDLREEFVRDFVFPMFRANALYEGVYLLGTSIARPLIAKRQIEIAEEVGADAVSHGATGKGNDQVRFELGYYALKPNVKVIAPWREWKLNSRTALLNFAREHQIPISADKLGGDEPPYSTDANLLHISYEGKALEDPWVKPDENMFERTVSPQNAPDAITTIEIEFEQGNPVAINGERMSPATLLTKLNEVAGKNGIGRLDLVENRYVGMKSRGVYETPGGTILSVAHRAMESITLDRNAGHLKDELMPRYAEMIYNGYWWSPERQALQRLIDETQRTVNGVVRLDLYKGNVTVTGRKSPNSIYSEEHVTFEADTVYNQRDAEGFIKLNALRLRLGFDRDGMK
- a CDS encoding M48 family metallopeptidase translates to MLKNTEETEIDMPKIGPLPVRLRPSARATRLKLRIDPAFDGVEIVVPNGVSRKMAISMLHQHGDWVAAHMQRLPERVQFMPGAWIPFMGHDHAIRAVPDAKRGVWVEAGVIWVSGQPEHTNRRVTDFLKKQAKLEIAPRAHAYAEQIGKKVNRISLKDTRTRWGSCSSSGNLSFSWRLVLAPEDVLDYVVAHEVAHLQELNHSARFWAVVDDLYGPSKKQQHWLKKHGAALHRYGAGSA
- a CDS encoding LysE family translocator, which encodes MLIPLETLAIFIPTALALNMTPGNDMLFCLGQGIKSGPAAGNAASFGIATGALIHTMLAGLGLAALVAAHPIALDVLRWAGIAYLVWLAIGAFRSTDQRLKPVQTKRSGAFTAWRDGIVVNLLNPKIIVFVLAFIPQFVDASRGSVLGQFLIFGLILNIGGTIINCLVGSFAGKIGQVLSRSAKIARAFQIATGCIFLGLAAKLAFDRK
- a CDS encoding LysR family transcriptional regulator codes for the protein MKLRELESFNAFMTHGSVTGAAQAMNISQPMVSRLLNNFEKSVGFELFTRKRNQLIATSEAQQFHATVLRSLNAFREVETQARAIANDQLGAIRIAAQPIYVDTYLLDVVAKFKQAHPKVSISITDTGLEGMLDMIATRQCDLGIGITLDLQDPDVVITPLAQSRAVCLMPVDHRLAKFETIDIDLLRGEDFVELSIGSPLRTKIDYIFQIAGWPRKIAVEARTIRTISRLVERNVGISVSDPFAALLVDTNKVVARTLTPTIEWDVALFTASRELSAVEKRFLAFLRAELPNLRASGCIV